TATCGCAGCGACGCTTGGCAAGCACCAGCGTAGTATCACTCTGCAATATTCCTCGTTATCGATTAGGCACGAGGTTTCTCTTCGAAAGAAGAGTATAGGTAAACTGATCTGGCGAGTATCACAGACAGGTTTGTGATGGTTACGAAAAAAAAGCAAAAGTTTTGCTAGATTGTTCACGCGGTTGAAATATTAAAGTGCATTGATTCGAGTCATCAGAAGCGTTGCCGTGAACTGTCCTTGCTATCGTTTATATATAGCGACAACAAATATAGGCGTATATACGCAAGTATGCCAAGATTTCTGTATTTAGTCTCTGCAGGCCCTGATCGAGAAGCTACACCTCCGATGCTGCCCCGCCACTGAGGCCCATTCCTTTGCCGCAGGTGCAAATTTAAAATGGTTGCCAGCTTTCGTCAGGCATAAGCCAGAAAGCATCATCAATCGCTGAAAATACTGGATGGGAGTCAAATGCTTCTTTTGGATTCAGAGCAGTCAAATTGCCTTTGGCGATGTCTTCGCGTACGAAGAAAGCATTGAAGCAGCAGGTTCCCACTGCGCAGAGTTCGTAGCCCTTTGGCTTCAGAAGGGTCGTCCAGGCGGTCAGGCTTGCTGCCCCTGATTGCTGCCATCTACGGTTGAATTGCTCTCGGTCACGCTGGACGACGCTGTGCCGTTCGCGAAAGCGCTTTTCAAACTCTACGACAATTACGCGAGGTCTGATGTCACGCAGGTTTTCCATGACTGCGAAGTCACCGCCATCGATGTCGATGATGAAGAGGTCGGGTTCCGGTTCCGGGTTGTTTGCCATAAGCAGGCCGTTGATATTTTCCGGGCTAATGGCTTGCTGAACGATCTTCGGCGAGTAGTATTCGGTTTCGCCCTCTCGAGTCCAATGGTAATGCCGCGTCGAAGCTGTGCGCGCGAAAAAGTAACGCATTCTGCTGCACTCAGTTGCATCGAGTTCAAAAATTGTTCCATGCCAGCCATGATTGACCAGCAAATTTGTCGACAGGTTTTCCGGAATCCCCACATCAGAATCGCTGCAGTTGCTGCCAATTTCGATGACATAGCGATTGGTGCAGCCAATATGTGTGAATAAGCGCAACAAGATTCCGTCTTCATCATTTTGCGAAAACGCACGAAACCCGCTTTCCACCAAGTCTGAAGGCTCAAGCACTCTTGGGGAGTTATGTTTCCACGTATGCATCAAGTGCTTTTGTTGGGCTGCGTCAGCATTGCTGACGAAATTGCGACGTAGTAGGGGGTTAAAACTTCCTACGTCCTCAGTCGAAAGGCCTTTGTTCAGAAGAATCGTTTCAAAGTGAATCTGACGCTCGCTCAAAGCCTTCAATTCTTGCAGGGCTTCTGCGAGCTGTTGGGACAGTGTATTGAGATCAGACATTTTGTTTTTCTTCCAATAAATCCACTGAGACAACCGGGTGCATATTGAAAATCCCGCCATAGAACGCTGCCAGCGGCGATTCTGTAACCTGCAGCTGTTCAACGTCATGCATTAGCAAGCTGTACTCTTCAAATTCGCTTCTAGAGAAACCTTTATTTGCAACACCCACCGAAAATGAATATTGACCCGCCTTTAGATTCAGATTGAGGTTGAATCTTACGAGGACCTGGGCGCCTTCTTCGCATGGCGCTTCGGGCATTTGCAAGGCAAAAGTGCTGGTCTCAAATATCGAGCGTCCCAAACGGTCCCTGACTATAAGGCCATAGGCAGGGCGCTCGAAGTCCTTGTTCAGTTTAACCACGTATCGAACGGTTAACTGAGTTTCGCTTTCAATGTGGGTGACAGGCTGGTTTTCGGCGTTCAGGAGGGCGAAGTCGATAAGTTCGGCGTCGCCGTTGGTCGTGATGGTTGTAGCTTTTGTCCACGCCTTGGGGCGCTCAATCGCTTCGAGGCTCTCAGTTGCAGGAGCAATGCTCTGATCGATAGATACCTCGCCGCTACTCATGTCGGTTTTTTTGGCGACCAACCCTTGATACAAATCGATCACGTCTCGAGGTGCACCAAAACTGAGTGTTCGGCCATGGCTCAGTAGCAAAGCCTTGTTGCAAATGTGTTTGACCGTGTTGGCATCATGGGACACGAACAGTAACGTCCCCCCGCGTGCGCGAAAGCTTTCCAGGCGTTGGAAACACTTTTGCTGAAAGTAGGCATCGCCTACCGCCAACGCCTCATCAATAATCAAAATGTCGGGCTCGAACGCCGTCGAAACGGCGAAGGCGACACGCATTTGCATGCCACTGGAATACGATGAAACGGCTTGTTCGAAGTGCTCGCCAATATCAGCAAACGCCTCTATGTCGGGTATTTTTGCTTCGATTTCACGACGGCTGAAGCCCAGTAGTGCTCCGTTCATATAAACATTTTCGCGGCCGCTGAACTCAGGATTGAAGCCTGACCCCAGTTCAAGTAAAGCAGCTACACGACCGTTGATGCTCACCTTACCTGTAGTGGGGGTGAGGGTGCCGGTGATGATTTGCAAGAGAGTGCTTTTACCGCTGCCGTTCAGTCCGACGATTGCACAGGACTCGCCTTTGCGAACTTCAAGGAAAATTTCGCGAAGAGCCCAGAATTCCTTGAAGTAGTTACGACTTGGCCTGCGGAGCAGGCGACGCAACCTCGGGTAAACGAATTGCTTGAGTTGATCACGAGGGTGTTCGAATATTTCGAATCGCTTGGAAACGGCTTCCACACGAATTGCGAATTCATTAGAGGACATTCGCGAATCCTTTTCTGGTCTTCTGGAACCAGCCATATCCCGCCCAAGCAAAGCTCAAGGCCACAACAGCATAAACTGCCAGGCCAGCGAAGTTAGGCATTGAACCACTGATTAGTATCGCTCGGGCTTGCTCGATAATGAAGGTGAGGGGATTGAGCATCAGCCAAGGTTGGATTTCGACGGGTAGAGCGGAAATGGGGTAAAAAACCGGAGAGGCGAACAGCAGCAAGGTCATAAGCAGACCAATGGGGTGGGCGACATCGCGTAAATACACCCCAAGCGATGCAAGTATCCAGGCCAGGCCTAAAGACAGCACGATCAGCGGTGCTATCACCAGTGGCAGAAAAACGACTGTCCAGGGGATGGTGCCGTGAACCAGAAGTTGTGCGACCAACAATACGCCAATACTGACCAACGCGTGGAAGAAGGAGGTGCCCATGGCAATGATAGGGAGAATCTCCAGAGGGAAGACCACCTTCTTTACGTAACTTACGTTGCTCAAAATTAGCGTGGGGGCCCGAGTCAATGTCTCGGCAAACAAGCTGTGAACGATCATTCCGGTGAATAGCAGAATCGCAAACTCACCTTTGCTGCCAGGCTCGCCAGTTCCCCAGCGAGCCTTGAACACGACTGAAAAGACCAGCGTGTAAATCACCAGCAACAGTATCGGGTTCGCGAATGACCACAGAATACCCATCATCGAACCTTTGTATCGTCCGATGACATCCCGTTTGGTCATTTGCTGGATCAGGTGCCAGTTTGACCAAACGCTTTTGATCAGTGACAACAGCGAGACGGGGGCGGGTGAGTGCGGGTTCATCTCAGCTTCCGCTTCAGTATTTCAAAGCGAGCCCTGAAGCCTTGGGTCTTGATCGCCTGGATCTGAGCCTTGACCCATGCCTTGTTAAGGAACAGCCGGGCGATGTGCTGCCGCGGCGACTCTACGACGACAGGGGCGGGTACTTCAGGCATGTAGAACCCTGCCGAAACCTTAAGTACTCCAGGATTGAAATCCTTGATTAGTTCGGTTTCGGCGGCCTCATCCCAAGTTCTTTCGGGGAACGACTGACGGATATCCAATGTGACGGTAGCAGGCAGCAGGTGCTTGATTTTACCGCTGATCATTGCCGCCAGTGGCCGCCCGTCAAGATAATGGAGTGCGATACCCAGGTCGGCAGGGAGCGACGCAGTCCTGAAAATGAAGCGGCCATATCCGGGTGGGCCGGCAGCGTCCACATGACCAAAGTCGATCAACTCGTGAACGGTATGCACGGGCGAGTGACCATCGTCCATGATCACCGCGGTTGCCGCGCAGTTCACTTGATCGTCGCGTTGCAAGGCGCCAGCTAGAACGGTCAGGTGGTTGAAGAACAGCTTTTCATTCGGTGCGACAAATATGATCGCGTCGGATTCCGCTGCGTCGTTTACCAGTTCCTGAAGAATTTCTCCTAGCGGACGTTTGCTCTTGATTCCAGGATGAATGCCGTACCTGTAGGCTTCAACTTCCTTTATCTGAATCGGGATAGGCGAGGCGCTGAGGATTCTTGAAATTTCCGGTTTCAGGCTGCCAGCGATTACCTTATCGATGACCAGCGTGGCGGTGAAGTTTCTGTAATCCTGATGGCGGACACTTTCGACGTGTGCTTTCAGAGCCGCAGTAGAGTACTCGGGCATCAAGAGGTTTAGGCTGATATGTGTTTTTTCGCCTTCGGTCCCAAGATGTCGTGTGACTAATTGTTGCTTGCGCTCCTTCAAGCCACTGTACAGTTCCTTCAAGCTGCCGATCAGCGAGTAATGGCCGTTGAAGATAGCCTGTGCCTTTTTGATCTTGGCCATGGCCTCTTCGGGATTGCTTTTTATCCAGCTGAGGTGGGCTGTGATATCGCCGTAGATCTGCTCCATCGGAGACCGGCTGTCGATATAAAGAAGTGAATCGCCAAAGAATTTTTGCGCGAAAGGATTCTCGTCGCAGATGACAAGGGTGCCAGCAGCAATGGTTTCGAACAGACGGTTCGACATCATTTCCGAGTCGCGGTGGGCCTGGGAGGACAGTACCAGTGCCGCCCCCGCTTTGGCGATCTCGTTGATCATGGAGTTTCCGTCGAACGGAATCTCTCGAACGTAGCTCTGATAACCTTCCCAGACACGTACGCCCTGAAAAATAGTTGGGCCGTAGATTTTCAGCAGACCGGTAGGGTCGAGTCGCTTGAGCACTTCCTGCTGGCGCGATTGACGACTGCTGACGATCGCTTCCCAGTTAATACCGGCGTAGAACAGTTTGCCGTCACCCAACGAAGGTTCATGTACGATCTGGGGGGTGGAGTGGTACAGCTTGAAGTGTGCGGGTAAGTGCGTCGTAGCGCCACGTACCATTCGGGCCACATGGTCATCGGCGGCAATGGAGCTGCAACTGAGGAAGTCATCGTGCGTGGTCAGGTTGCGCGAGCAACGTTGATAGCCCCACTCATGGTAGAACTTCAGCGGGTTCCAGAGTGCGACAAAGGAAAATGCGTCGTAGCGCTTTGGGGTGTCGTAGTGGAGGTGAATCACAAAATCGACATTCGCCTTGGACGCTTTTATGTCCGGAGCGGAGACGAAGCCGCCATCGGCGAGGATTTCAACGCATTCAACCCCAATGGCTTTGGCTGCCAGCTTCAGACGTGCGATGCACTCATCTTCTGCGGTTTTAATACCTGGCCAAAGTTTTACAACTCCGAAGCGACCAAATAAACCCTCGGGCAGAGGGAAATCATTGTTCATTACATTGGATCCAAATGTAGGAAATTAAAAGATGACGGTTCGCCTGCGGTGCTTGCATCAGATGTCGATACGTGCGTCCGGGGTCGGCGACTCAAGCAAGTTCAAGAAGTCCTCGTAGGCGCTTTTGAGCCCTGTTTTTTCATCAATTTTAGGTTTCCATCCAAGCGCTCTAATCTTGCTGCTATCCAGTAGCTTGCGGATAGTGCCATTTGGTTTGTTCGTGTCGTAAACGATTTTTCCCTCATAGCCGACGACCTCCGCAATCATCGCAGCAAGGTCGGCGATGGCGATATCGTGATTACAGCCGATGTTGTAGAGGTCGTCAGTGGTTGGCGCGAGCATTACGCACTTCATTGCGTCGGCAAGGTCGTCAACATGCAGGAGCTCGCGTCGTGGAGTGCCATCGCCCCAAACGACGAACTCTTTCTGCTGCAGGACTTTGGCCGCATGCGTACGACGGAGAATTCCCGCAACGACATGGCTGTGTTGAGAGTGGTAGTTGTCGCCGGGGCCATAAAGATTTGGCGGGATAACGGAGACGAAGTCACAGCCATATTGTTTGCGGTAGGCCCGGCACATTTCAATGCCAGCAATTTTGCTGACAGCGTACGCGCGGATACTATCTTCCAAAGGGCCCGTGAGTAGCGTCTCTTCGGTAATAGGTTGTGCTGCATTTTTGGGATAGGTGCAGTTGGTGGCGACAAAGAGTAATTTTTTGGTCCCGAACTTGTGAGCGCCAGAGATGACGTTCGTTTGAATCATCAAGTTGTCGTAAATGAACGATGCAGGCAGCGTTGCGTTGGCATGAATGCCGCCGACCTTGGCGCCGACATGAAAGATATAGTCCGGGCGGTGCTCTGCCATCCAATCGTATACAGCAGCCTGGTTGGTAAGATCCAAATCGGCCCTAGACGTCAGCAGTAGTTGGGCATCCTCGTCTTTAAAATTCCGGACTACAGCAGAGCCAAGCATTCCTTTGTGCCCTGTAATCCAAACTTTTTTTCCGGCGAAGTGTGGTACGGAACCCTGTACTGATGCCTTGACGCTTGTTGCAGACATTTGATCATCCTAATTATTTGGAAAGCTTCGCAAATTCACCTTCACCCTGCATCCGTTCGTCCTGCGCCGCCATCAAGGTAAGTTATCGGTACCCTGCGCAGCGTGCGGTCAAGCAAGCCTTTTTGCCCCACGTACAACACACTCATCTCAGAAGGGGAGCTCAGGTCGAAAGTCGCCTTTATTAATCCCGGCACGGTAATTGCGCGCTCCGTTTTCTGTTGTCCACTCTGGTCGGAGGACTGTGGGTTTGTATCCTGTCAAAGTGCCATTCGGTAAACTTGGGTTGATGGCTATTTGCCCACTTTGTATCGTTCACCAGCGACCTACTTTAATCAAAACCAAGACATTAGCTCATCTCGCGCTGCCTAGAGGGTCTGTATGGGGGAAGGGTAACAGTGAGGTCGGTTGTGGCAACCGCCTCTTCCTGTAGCCCTTCTGCAGAGGTGCTGCGTTACATCGGCGATGTTACCACGTCGTATTTTTTTTTCCTCCCCGACAAGGGCATTGGCACATTTTGCCCACTGACGCGGCACTGGCCGCTGATCGGGTTGGGGTGAGTCCAGTGGACGCTGCATCGTAAACGTTAACCTTCTGACATTGCTCTGCTAAAGGCCATGTTTGTTCAGGTAAAGACACAGCCTGAGCCAGACAAGTTCAGATTGTCAGCGTCAAATATCAGGTCGTAGTCGCGCGATGGATTTTCTTTGATCATGGGCGCGCCAGGTGTTCGTTGGGAGGTACCCCCACAGGTCTGCCCGAAACTGATGAGGCTCTCGATAGTCCGGGCTGGGCCTGCGGTAACGTGGTCAGATATCTCACACGAACATCCTGTTCGCCACTGGATACTTTTGCGATGACTAAAGTCGTATTGATAACGTATTGAGGCGTTAATTTACGATCAACGGTGTTATTTCCTTGGCGTATAGACCTGATCCTTCTGGTGTCAGGTGCACGATGTCATAGATCAGGGGTTTTTCATCGGGAGATGCCATTGGGCAGGACCCGTTAGGGCATACCGCTTTTGTCAGTGATACATAAGCAATACGGTTGTGATGAGAGACCACCTCACTGACGGCAGCCTCGGACCGTTGCATGACCTCCCAATCAACATCATTTGACGAGTTGAAGTTGAACATCTTGCCTTTTATCCTTTCAATCATGATCAAGGGAACGCTGCGTTTGAAAAGTGGCGCTTCACCTATTACAACCACTTTAGTCAAGTTCAAGGTGTCTACTTTATCCAGCGTTCGATCTAAGGACGCCATGTATTCGGGCGATATCGGCCAGCCGGCAGTAATGATTAGAATATCGGGTCGAGCGGCCTCGATTTTTTTTAAGAATATTTCGTTTGCATTCTTGCAGTAAGGGCGTGCCGGCATATCCATGCCTAGAATCGGAGCACATGCTGAGGCCGTTAACTGCCCAAGTGAGATGTTATGTTCGCCAAGTGTTTTACGTAGCCCCATATAGAGGTGTGCGGCATGACTGTCTCCCCAAAGAAGCGCCGTTTTATTTTTTCCAGAGGGCACACAACGTAGGAGGTCCGTTTTAGCGGGATCTTGATCCGGGTCTAGAAAACATTCCCCTGCTTGATAATCCTTGGTTGGATTGTAGGACATCGTCGTAAGCACTTGATCGATTCGACTTTGGGAAGATGAGGGGAAGCCGTGTTTGTGTGAGACGAACCATCCTATGGCTACCACTAGGCAAAGAGACATAGATGCGACTGACAAGATGTGTGCAGGCGTCCATTGCTTTTTTGCGTAACGGAAAGTTTGCTCAATCAGTTTGTAATTTAACCAAGCTAAAAGAATGGCCATTGCAAAAATCACCAGTGCGGCGATCTCTTTGTCTGCATTAGGGAATGCGCGTTTGGCGAATACAATCAAAGGCCAGTGAACGAGATACAGGGAGTACGATATTTTTCCCACGAATACCATCGGTCGGGAGCCCAAGAGCATCGACATCCTGTCGCCTTGCTCGCCAGCCATGATAATGAGCGCTGCGCCTAAGCACGGTAGGGCTGCGGCGATTCCAGGGAACGGGGTTTGACTATTGTAGAAGAATATTGGGTAAGCCAATCCGGCCATGCCCAGCGCAAACAGGCATAGCGAGATTATCGGAGGTTTTTTTAGGTGTAGCGCGGGAAGTGCAATCAAACTCCCGATAAGAAGCTCGAATGCACGAAACGGCAGAAGATAAAACGACGCGGTTGGGTTTGTAGAGAGTAATTGCTGCGAGAAAAACAACGATACAGCCAGCATGATAACGATGGTTGCGGGTATCAACCGTTTTGAAACTTTCGAAAGTCCCAGGATGATTAACGGGAAGAAGATATAGAATTGCTCCTCGATACCAAGTGACCAAAGGTGCAGAAGCGGAATCTCATCCGCGGAGGGCGAAAAATAATTGAGGGTGGCATAGAAGTAGATGTTTGCGGAGAAAAGCGCTGAGGCGATAGCGGATTTTGCGTAGTTTGCAAGTTCACTTGGATACTGTAGGCAATAGGCGGCAATCGATGTTGTGACTATCACCGACAGAAAGGCAGGCAGGATCCGGCGTGCTCGTCTTACGTAGAAATTCGCGATGGAGAATGAGTCGTTGCTAGTCTCTGCGTAGATGATCTTCGAAATAAGGTAGCCAGAAATCACGAAAAATATGTCGACCCCGACAAATCCGCCAGGAAGTAATCCGACATTCAAATGGAAAATCACCACACTCAGGACGGCTATCGCCCGGAGTCCATCAATATCTGAACGGTACTTCATGTCTTGGAAAAATCCTTGTGGTTACTCAGTTTATGGGGGGGATTCTAACCGTGAAAATGACTTTTTTGATCTGTTTTTCGTTCCGGATTCGGAATTAGGATGGATTAACCAAATTCTGCACGGAGTAGTTTTCGCCACAAAAAATGATGTGAATCGCTCCGGGTTTCGTAGGCACCTCTTTGCCTTAGAATGAGGCCAATCAGGAGGTGCCATGAGCAACCCACGTTATCCCGAAGAATCCAAAATCCAAGCAGTCAATCAAGTGACCGAAAACAAGCTACCCGTTGCTGAGGTAGCTGCCCGTCTCGGCGTGTCGACGCATAGCCTCTATGCCTGAATAAAGCGCTACAGCAAACCTCAAGTAGAACGGCAGCAGGATGATGATCAGCACGCTGAATTGCGTCGCCTGCGAGCGGAATTCAAGCGCGTCACTGAAGAGCAGGCATATTAAAAAAGTCCGCCGCATACTTTGCCAAGGAGTGCGGCTGAAGTACGCCTTTATCAAGCTGCGCGCGGGCGACTATTCGATTCGACGGCTTTGCCTGGCGCTGAAAGTCCATCCCAGCGGTTATTACGCCTGGCTGGCTGAGCCGCAATCTGTACGTGCCAAAGACGACCAGCGACTGGTGGGTTTGATCAAGCATTTCTGGCTGGAGAGCGGCGGCGTTTATGGCTGTCGCAAAATCCATGACGATCTGCGCGAGGTCGGTGAAGACTGTGGTCGGCACCGTGTGGCGAGGCTAATGCGTCTTGCGGGACTGCGCTCTCAGACAGGTTATCGACGTCGCCCGGTAAAGTACGGCGGTAAGCCAGCGGTCGCCTCGCCCAATTTGCTGAAGCGCCAGTTCGATGCCGTAGAACCCAACAAAGTTTGGGGCATCGACATCACCTACATTCGCACGTATGAAGGCTGGTTGTATTTGGTGGTGGTGCTGGATCTGTTTTCTCGTCAGGTCGTTGGCTGGTCAATGAAGTCGCAGATGACCAGTGATCTAGCTATTGATGCGTTGTTGATGGCGGTTTGGAGGCGTAAACCGAAGCAAGAGGTGATGGTTCATTTCGGCCAGGTAGCCAGTACAGCAGCTCCGATTGGCGCAGCTTTAATTTGATTGCCAGCATGAGTCGCCGAGGCAACTGTCATGACAATGCTGTGGCCGGGAGCTATTTCCAGCTTCTGAAACGGGAACGGATCAGGCGGAAAACCTACACCACGCGGGAAGATGCTCGTAGTGATGTGTTCGATTACATCGAGATGTTCTACAACGTTAAACGTCGGCATGGCTTCAACAAACAACTGTCGCCGGTAGAGTTTGAAAAGCGTTACGCAATGAGTTTGCAAGGTGTCTAGAGAGTCCGGGGCGATTTAATTTTATTCTCGGGAGGCCGTGAGCAATAGGAGCAACCGTTAGGAGGTGGTTCTCCCCAGAGTGCGAAACTTTATCACATGAGTAATCGTGAGCACTGCTGCTTACTCTACCCGGCTCTGATCCCGTGGGGGGGCAGGGCCGGGCTTTAATCGGATCTAAAGATCTGTGGGGGACGAGCACTGCCTTCAGCTGGATCTCTGGCCGTTAGGGGGCAACGCTCGCCATCAAAGCGGAATAGTGCAACTGATGTTAGAGAACCAGGCATTGCCATCCTGTACCAGAGCGAATCGTAACTGTGATGATTCGGTCTTGCTAGCGCTCGGTAACTGGAGGGCACTGAGAGGGACTGTTAGCGTCTCGCTTTCGCCCGGCGGTAGAACGCGATTACTCGATGCACGATATCCATTGTCCCATTGAGTGACTGCTCCATCTGTTCTTTCAATGTGATATCCGATTTTTATCGGGAATTGTCCTGCCCCTATGCTCCAGTTGAAGTTACTTTCATTGGTTAAAGTCAATGTCAGGTTTTTATATGAAGATGTACCTTCTTCTCGGGTGCAGGAGAGACTGCCTTTCATGGCTTCAAGTGGAGTAATCGCAGAATCACCCGTGCCCTTTGTTAATACTGATCCGTCC
The DNA window shown above is from Pseudomonas protegens CHA0 and carries:
- a CDS encoding glycosyltransferase, which gives rise to MNNDFPLPEGLFGRFGVVKLWPGIKTAEDECIARLKLAAKAIGVECVEILADGGFVSAPDIKASKANVDFVIHLHYDTPKRYDAFSFVALWNPLKFYHEWGYQRCSRNLTTHDDFLSCSSIAADDHVARMVRGATTHLPAHFKLYHSTPQIVHEPSLGDGKLFYAGINWEAIVSSRQSRQQEVLKRLDPTGLLKIYGPTIFQGVRVWEGYQSYVREIPFDGNSMINEIAKAGAALVLSSQAHRDSEMMSNRLFETIAAGTLVICDENPFAQKFFGDSLLYIDSRSPMEQIYGDITAHLSWIKSNPEEAMAKIKKAQAIFNGHYSLIGSLKELYSGLKERKQQLVTRHLGTEGEKTHISLNLLMPEYSTAALKAHVESVRHQDYRNFTATLVIDKVIAGSLKPEISRILSASPIPIQIKEVEAYRYGIHPGIKSKRPLGEILQELVNDAAESDAIIFVAPNEKLFFNHLTVLAGALQRDDQVNCAATAVIMDDGHSPVHTVHELIDFGHVDAAGPPGYGRFIFRTASLPADLGIALHYLDGRPLAAMISGKIKHLLPATVTLDIRQSFPERTWDEAAETELIKDFNPGVLKVSAGFYMPEVPAPVVVESPRQHIARLFLNKAWVKAQIQAIKTQGFRARFEILKRKLR
- a CDS encoding ABC transporter permease, whose product is MNPHSPAPVSLLSLIKSVWSNWHLIQQMTKRDVIGRYKGSMMGILWSFANPILLLVIYTLVFSVVFKARWGTGEPGSKGEFAILLFTGMIVHSLFAETLTRAPTLILSNVSYVKKVVFPLEILPIIAMGTSFFHALVSIGVLLVAQLLVHGTIPWTVVFLPLVIAPLIVLSLGLAWILASLGVYLRDVAHPIGLLMTLLLFASPVFYPISALPVEIQPWLMLNPLTFIIEQARAILISGSMPNFAGLAVYAVVALSFAWAGYGWFQKTRKGFANVL
- a CDS encoding acyltransferase family protein; this encodes MKYRSDIDGLRAIAVLSVVIFHLNVGLLPGGFVGVDIFFVISGYLISKIIYAETSNDSFSIANFYVRRARRILPAFLSVIVTTSIAAYCLQYPSELANYAKSAIASALFSANIYFYATLNYFSPSADEIPLLHLWSLGIEEQFYIFFPLIILGLSKVSKRLIPATIVIMLAVSLFFSQQLLSTNPTASFYLLPFRAFELLIGSLIALPALHLKKPPIISLCLFALGMAGLAYPIFFYNSQTPFPGIAAALPCLGAALIIMAGEQGDRMSMLLGSRPMVFVGKISYSLYLVHWPLIVFAKRAFPNADKEIAALVIFAMAILLAWLNYKLIEQTFRYAKKQWTPAHILSVASMSLCLVVAIGWFVSHKHGFPSSSQSRIDQVLTTMSYNPTKDYQAGECFLDPDQDPAKTDLLRCVPSGKNKTALLWGDSHAAHLYMGLRKTLGEHNISLGQLTASACAPILGMDMPARPYCKNANEIFLKKIEAARPDILIITAGWPISPEYMASLDRTLDKVDTLNLTKVVVIGEAPLFKRSVPLIMIERIKGKMFNFNSSNDVDWEVMQRSEAAVSEVVSHHNRIAYVSLTKAVCPNGSCPMASPDEKPLIYDIVHLTPEGSGLYAKEITPLIVN
- a CDS encoding FkbM family methyltransferase, which translates into the protein MSDLNTLSQQLAEALQELKALSERQIHFETILLNKGLSTEDVGSFNPLLRRNFVSNADAAQQKHLMHTWKHNSPRVLEPSDLVESGFRAFSQNDEDGILLRLFTHIGCTNRYVIEIGSNCSDSDVGIPENLSTNLLVNHGWHGTIFELDATECSRMRYFFARTASTRHYHWTREGETEYYSPKIVQQAISPENINGLLMANNPEPEPDLFIIDIDGGDFAVMENLRDIRPRVIVVEFEKRFRERHSVVQRDREQFNRRWQQSGAASLTAWTTLLKPKGYELCAVGTCCFNAFFVREDIAKGNLTALNPKEAFDSHPVFSAIDDAFWLMPDESWQPF
- a CDS encoding GDP-L-fucose synthase family protein, with the translated sequence MSATSVKASVQGSVPHFAGKKVWITGHKGMLGSAVVRNFKDEDAQLLLTSRADLDLTNQAAVYDWMAEHRPDYIFHVGAKVGGIHANATLPASFIYDNLMIQTNVISGAHKFGTKKLLFVATNCTYPKNAAQPITEETLLTGPLEDSIRAYAVSKIAGIEMCRAYRKQYGCDFVSVIPPNLYGPGDNYHSQHSHVVAGILRRTHAAKVLQQKEFVVWGDGTPRRELLHVDDLADAMKCVMLAPTTDDLYNIGCNHDIAIADLAAMIAEVVGYEGKIVYDTNKPNGTIRKLLDSSKIRALGWKPKIDEKTGLKSAYEDFLNLLESPTPDARIDI
- a CDS encoding ABC transporter ATP-binding protein, whose translation is MSSNEFAIRVEAVSKRFEIFEHPRDQLKQFVYPRLRRLLRRPSRNYFKEFWALREIFLEVRKGESCAIVGLNGSGKSTLLQIITGTLTPTTGKVSINGRVAALLELGSGFNPEFSGRENVYMNGALLGFSRREIEAKIPDIEAFADIGEHFEQAVSSYSSGMQMRVAFAVSTAFEPDILIIDEALAVGDAYFQQKCFQRLESFRARGGTLLFVSHDANTVKHICNKALLLSHGRTLSFGAPRDVIDLYQGLVAKKTDMSSGEVSIDQSIAPATESLEAIERPKAWTKATTITTNGDAELIDFALLNAENQPVTHIESETQLTVRYVVKLNKDFERPAYGLIVRDRLGRSIFETSTFALQMPEAPCEEGAQVLVRFNLNLNLKAGQYSFSVGVANKGFSRSEFEEYSLLMHDVEQLQVTESPLAAFYGGIFNMHPVVSVDLLEEKQNV